Proteins from a genomic interval of Callospermophilus lateralis isolate mCalLat2 chromosome 1, mCalLat2.hap1, whole genome shotgun sequence:
- the Steap2 gene encoding metalloreductase STEAP2, with the protein MESISMMGSPKSLSETFLPNGINGIKDARKVTVGVIGSGDFAKSLTIRLIRCGYHVVIGSRNPKFASEFFPHVVDVTHHEDALTKTNIIFVAIHREHYTSLWDLRHLLVGKILIDVSNNVRINQYPESNAEYLASLFPDSLIVKGFNVVSAWALQLGPKDASRQVYICSNNIQARQQVIELARQLNFIPVDLGSLSSAREIENLPLRLFTLWRGPVVVAISLSTFFFLYSFVRDVIHPYARNQQSDFYKIPIEIVNKTLPIVAITLLSLVYLAGLLAAAYQLYYGTKYRRFPPWLETWLQCRKQLGLLSYFFTAVHVAYSLCLPMRRSERYLFLNMAYQQVHANIENSWNEEEVWRIEMYISFGIMSLGLLSLLAVTSIPSVSSALNWREFSFIQSTLGYVALLISTFHVLIYGWKRAFEEEYYRFYTPPNFVLALVLPSIVILGKIVLFLPCISRKLKRIKKGWEKSQFLEEGTGGTIPHLSPERVTVM; encoded by the exons ATGGAATCGATCTCTATGATGGGAAGCCCTAAGAGCCTTAGTGAAACGTTTTTGCCTAATGGAATAAATGGTATCAAAGATGCAAGAAAGGTCACTGTGGGTGTAATCGGAAGTGGGGATTTTGCCAAATCCCTGACCATTCGGCTTATTAGATGTGGCTATCATGTGGTCATAGGAAGTAGAAATCCTAAATTTGCATCTGAATTTTTTCCTCATGTGGTAGATGTCACCCATCATGAAGATGCTCTaacaaaaacaaatataataTTTGTTGCTATACATAGAGAACATTACACCTCTCTATGGGACCTGAGGCATCTGCTTGTGGGTAAAATCCTGATTGATGTGAGCAATAACGTGAGGATAAACCAATACCCAGAATCCAATGCTGAATATTTGGCTTCATTATTCCCGGATTCCTTGATTGTCAAAGGATTTAACGTTGTTTCAGCTTGGGCACTTCAGTTAGGACCTAAGGACGCCAGCCGTCAG GTTTACATATGCAGCAACAATATTCAAGCTCGACAACAGGTTATTGAACTTGCCCGCCAGTTGAATTTCATTCCTGTTGACTTGGGATCATTATCATCAGCCAGGGAGATTGAAAATTTACCCCTGCGACTGTTTACTCTCTGGAGGGGGCCAGTGGTGGTAGCCATAAGCTTGtccacatttttctttctttattcttttgtcAGAGATGTGATACATCCATATGCAAGAAACCAGCAGAGTGACTTTTACAAGATTCCTATTGAGATTGTGAATAAAACCTTGCCTATAGTTGCCATTACTTTGTTGTCTCTGGTATACCTAGCAGGTCTCCTGGCAGCTGCATATCAGCTTTATTATGGCACAAAGTATAGGAGATTTCCACCTTGGCTGGAGACCTGGTTACAGTGCAGGAAACAACTCGGATTACTAAGTTATTTCTTCActgctgtccatgttgcctacagCCTCTGCTTGCCGATGAGAAGGTCAGAAAGATACTTGTTTCTCAACATGGCTTATCAGCAG GTTCATGCAAATATTGAAAACTCTTGGAATGAGGAAGAGGTTTGGAGAATTGAAATGTACATCTCCTTTGGCATAATGAGCCTTGGCTTGCTTTCCCTCCTGGCTGTCACTTCCATCCCTTCTGTAAGCAGTGCTTTAAACTGGAGGGAATTCAGTTTTATTCAG TCTACACTTGGATATGTTGCTCTGCTCATAAGTACTTTCCATGTTTTAATTTATGGATGGAAACGAGCTTTTGAAGAAGAGTACTACAGGTTTTACAcaccaccaaactttgttcttgctCTCGTTTTGCCCTCAATTGTAATTCTGGGTAAAATTGTCTTATTTCTTCCATGTATAAGCAGAAagctaaaaagaattaaaaagggctgggaaaagAGCCAATTTCTAGAAGAAGGCACTGGAGGAACAATTCCTCATCTTTCCCCAGAGAGAGTTACAGTAATGTGA